The proteins below come from a single Kitasatospora sp. NBC_00315 genomic window:
- the pruA gene encoding L-glutamate gamma-semialdehyde dehydrogenase, giving the protein MDAVTQVPTPANEPVHEYAPGSPERARLARRLDELAAEDVPLPMTIAGEQRFGAGERIDVVQPHHHAARLGVLGNATREDAQLAVEAALAAGPAWRSLSFDDRAAVFLRAADLLAGPWRETIAAATMLGQSKTVQQAEIDAPCELVDFLRFNVHFARQILAEQPLSSPGVWNRTDHRPLEGFVCAITPFNFTAIAGNLPTAPALMGNTVVWKPAPTQTLSAFYLMRVLEEAGLPPGVINMVTGDGRMLSRVALADPALAGLHFTGSSATFQSLWTTIAAGIGSYRSYPRIVGETGGKDFLLAHRSADPQSLRTALIRGAFEYQGQKCSALSRAYLPRSLWQKIKDDLLAEVDALTVGDVGDFSNFMGALIDRRAFDKNRDAIERAKLDPTVELVAGGQYDDAIGYFVRPTVLVSADHRNEMFHTEYFGPILAVHVYEDARWDDVLRRVDAGAPYGLTGAVMARDRYAIAQALEELRFAAGNFYINDKPTGAVVGQQPFGGGRASGTNDKAGAAQNLLRWTSARSIKETFVPATDHRYPYMS; this is encoded by the coding sequence ATCGACGCAGTGACCCAGGTCCCGACCCCCGCGAACGAGCCGGTGCACGAGTACGCCCCGGGCAGCCCGGAGCGGGCCCGGCTGGCCCGTCGGCTGGACGAGCTCGCGGCCGAGGACGTGCCGCTGCCGATGACCATCGCGGGCGAGCAGCGGTTCGGCGCCGGCGAGCGGATCGACGTCGTCCAGCCGCACCACCACGCCGCCAGGCTGGGCGTGCTCGGCAACGCGACCCGGGAGGACGCGCAGCTCGCGGTGGAGGCCGCGCTGGCCGCCGGTCCCGCCTGGCGCTCGCTCTCCTTCGACGACCGGGCGGCGGTCTTCCTGCGGGCGGCCGACCTGCTCGCCGGGCCCTGGCGGGAGACGATCGCGGCGGCCACCATGCTCGGCCAGTCCAAGACCGTCCAGCAGGCGGAGATCGACGCGCCCTGCGAGCTGGTCGACTTCCTGCGCTTCAACGTGCACTTCGCCCGGCAGATCCTCGCCGAGCAGCCGCTCTCCTCGCCCGGCGTGTGGAACCGCACCGACCACCGGCCGCTGGAGGGCTTCGTCTGCGCCATCACCCCGTTCAACTTCACCGCCATCGCCGGCAACCTGCCCACCGCGCCGGCCCTGATGGGCAACACCGTGGTCTGGAAGCCCGCGCCCACCCAGACGCTCTCGGCCTTCTACCTGATGCGGGTGCTGGAGGAGGCCGGTCTGCCGCCCGGGGTGATCAACATGGTGACCGGGGACGGCCGGATGCTCTCCCGGGTCGCGCTCGCCGATCCCGCGCTGGCCGGCCTGCACTTCACCGGATCCAGCGCGACGTTCCAGTCGCTCTGGACGACCATCGCCGCCGGCATCGGCTCCTACCGGTCCTATCCCCGGATCGTCGGGGAGACCGGCGGCAAGGACTTCCTGCTCGCCCACCGGTCGGCCGACCCGCAGAGCCTGCGGACGGCGCTGATCCGGGGCGCCTTCGAGTACCAGGGCCAGAAGTGCTCGGCGCTCTCCCGCGCCTACCTGCCGCGCAGCCTCTGGCAGAAGATCAAGGACGACCTCCTGGCCGAGGTGGACGCGCTGACGGTCGGGGACGTCGGCGACTTCTCCAACTTCATGGGCGCGCTGATCGACCGGCGGGCCTTCGACAAGAACCGGGACGCCATCGAGCGGGCCAAGCTGGACCCGACGGTGGAGCTGGTGGCCGGCGGCCAGTACGACGACGCCATCGGGTACTTCGTGCGGCCGACCGTGCTGGTCTCCGCCGACCACCGCAACGAGATGTTCCACACCGAGTACTTCGGGCCGATCCTCGCCGTCCACGTCTACGAGGACGCCCGCTGGGACGACGTGCTGCGCCGGGTCGACGCGGGGGCGCCGTACGGACTGACCGGCGCGGTGATGGCCAGGGACCGCTATGCCATCGCCCAGGCCCTGGAGGAACTCCGCTTCGCGGCAGGCAACTTCTACATCAACGACAAGCCGACCGGCGCGGTGGTCGGCCAGCAGCCGTTCGGCGGCGGCCGGGCCTCGGGGACCAACGACAAGGCGGGCGCTGCGCAGAACCTGCTGCGCTGGACGTCGGCGCGGTCGATCAAGGAGACCTTCGTCCCGGCGACCGACCACCGCTACCCGTACATGAGCTGA
- a CDS encoding HAD family hydrolase, translating into MRTHIIWDWNGTLFHDMEAVLGASNAAFATLGIAPLSLQEYREQYEIPIPRFYERLLGRQPSGAEWLLLDDAFHVRYHELSPACGLTEGAQDLLSAWAGAGHSQSLLSMYEHERLLPVVERFGLTGHFVRVDGRSGPSGGQKAAHLIRHLAALGEHVDPARTVLIGDAADDALAALGAGAHAVLYTGGSHTREKLEPVGVPVVDTLAEAVELAGRLAG; encoded by the coding sequence GTGCGTACTCACATCATCTGGGACTGGAACGGCACCCTCTTCCACGACATGGAGGCGGTGCTCGGGGCGAGCAACGCCGCCTTCGCGACGCTCGGCATCGCGCCGCTCAGCCTCCAGGAGTACCGGGAGCAGTACGAGATACCGATCCCGCGCTTCTACGAGCGGCTGCTCGGCCGGCAGCCGAGCGGCGCCGAGTGGCTGCTGCTGGACGACGCGTTCCACGTCCGGTACCACGAGCTCAGCCCGGCGTGCGGGCTCACCGAGGGCGCGCAGGACCTGCTGAGCGCCTGGGCCGGAGCCGGGCACAGCCAGTCACTGCTGTCGATGTACGAGCACGAGCGGCTGCTGCCGGTGGTCGAGCGGTTCGGGCTGACCGGCCACTTCGTCCGGGTGGACGGCCGCAGCGGCCCCTCCGGCGGGCAGAAGGCCGCGCACCTGATCCGGCACCTGGCCGCCCTCGGGGAGCACGTGGACCCGGCCCGCACGGTGCTGATCGGCGACGCCGCCGACGACGCGCTGGCCGCGCTGGGCGCCGGCGCCCACGCGGTGCTCTACACCGGTGGCTCGCACACCCGGGAGAAGCTGGAGCCGGTCGGTGTGCCGGTGGTGGACACCCTCGCGGAGGCCGTGGAGCTGGCCGGCCGGCTGGCGGGCTGA
- a CDS encoding winged helix-turn-helix domain-containing protein, whose amino-acid sequence MTVTTLSADEARRIALRAQGLLGAPDRRSGVRGVLRHLGAVQLDTISVLARSHELIPYARLGAVGRPAVEAAYWGGGTSFEYWSHAACVLPVEEWPLFAFRRRHYRDRGNLWGHRVTPRTYRQVLDKLRAEGPLTSTELGGAKRTAEWWDWSDTKIAVERALAFGDVVCTERRSWKRVYELAERAVPAELFGRDPADPQCLRTLVEQSGAALGVATRADLMDYHRLRAEQVDSVLGDCALVPVEVAGWGPSGAPAAAWADPAALADAPRGRHRTTLLSPFDSLVWDRARTARIFGMTHRLEAYTPKHKRVHGYFAMPLLTGGRLVGRVDPAREGRTLVARQISLAAPKHLGALATALREAAEWVGCESVRVEALTDESLREPLERLLG is encoded by the coding sequence ATGACCGTCACGACTCTCAGCGCCGACGAGGCCCGCCGGATCGCGCTGCGCGCACAGGGCCTGCTCGGGGCGCCGGACCGCCGGAGCGGGGTCCGCGGGGTGCTGAGGCACCTCGGCGCCGTCCAGCTGGACACCATCTCGGTGCTGGCCCGCTCCCACGAACTGATTCCGTACGCCCGGCTCGGCGCGGTCGGCCGCCCGGCCGTCGAGGCGGCGTACTGGGGTGGCGGGACGAGCTTCGAGTACTGGTCGCACGCCGCCTGCGTGCTGCCGGTGGAGGAGTGGCCGCTGTTCGCCTTCCGCCGCCGCCACTACCGCGACCGGGGCAACCTCTGGGGCCACCGGGTGACACCGCGGACGTACCGGCAGGTGCTGGACAAGCTCCGCGCCGAGGGGCCGCTCACCTCCACCGAGCTCGGCGGCGCCAAGCGGACGGCCGAGTGGTGGGACTGGTCCGACACCAAGATCGCGGTGGAGCGGGCGCTCGCCTTCGGCGACGTGGTCTGCACCGAGCGGCGCAGCTGGAAACGGGTCTACGAGCTGGCCGAACGCGCCGTTCCCGCCGAGCTGTTCGGGCGCGACCCGGCCGACCCGCAGTGCCTGCGGACACTGGTCGAGCAGTCCGGCGCCGCACTCGGGGTGGCCACCAGGGCCGACCTGATGGACTACCACCGACTCCGGGCCGAGCAGGTGGATTCGGTGCTCGGCGACTGCGCGCTCGTCCCGGTCGAGGTGGCGGGCTGGGGCCCGTCGGGCGCCCCCGCCGCCGCCTGGGCCGACCCGGCCGCACTGGCCGACGCACCCCGCGGCCGGCACCGGACCACCCTGCTCTCGCCGTTCGACTCGCTGGTCTGGGACCGCGCCCGCACGGCGCGGATCTTCGGCATGACGCACCGGCTGGAGGCGTACACCCCCAAGCACAAGCGGGTGCACGGGTACTTCGCGATGCCGCTGCTGACCGGCGGCCGGCTGGTCGGCCGGGTGGATCCGGCCCGCGAGGGCCGAACCCTGGTGGCCCGTCAGATCTCGCTGGCGGCGCCGAAGCACCTCGGGGCGCTGGCCACGGCGCTGCGCGAGGCGGCCGAGTGGGTCGGCTGCGAGAGCGTCCGGGTGGAGGCGCTGACCGACGAATCGCTCCGGGAGCCCCTGGAGCGGCTGCTGGGCTGA
- a CDS encoding Rv3235 family protein, producing MTESSTTPRSTARHARPLPPPVRTPRIRPLAATPASATTAARTSAGSTDGAGADRTPDHTGPADRLADAGRLDRPAHTGHAAHAARPDHPDHTDGRPHPRRAADRPASDRSAAARPVRHPRAACAGPPGPHPREQEARSRRAARAELAGRFALRLVEVLTGVRPAGQLQRHTTLDGYGRLTALVRSGPLRPRGADARPRLGRVHDSAPSADVVEACVRVEFGRRHHVVAFRLEQHRRTGQWQCATVESR from the coding sequence ATGACAGAGTCCTCGACCACCCCACGCAGTACCGCCCGGCACGCCCGCCCGCTGCCACCGCCCGTCCGCACGCCCCGCATCCGCCCGCTCGCCGCCACCCCGGCCTCGGCCACCACCGCGGCCCGGACCTCGGCCGGCAGCACCGATGGCGCCGGAGCCGACCGAACCCCCGACCACACCGGGCCCGCCGACCGCCTCGCCGACGCCGGCCGCCTCGACCGCCCCGCCCACACCGGCCACGCCGCCCACGCCGCCCGCCCCGACCACCCCGACCACACCGACGGCAGGCCGCACCCCCGCCGCGCGGCCGATCGGCCCGCCTCGGACCGGTCGGCCGCCGCCCGCCCCGTCCGGCATCCGCGCGCGGCCTGCGCCGGGCCGCCGGGCCCGCACCCGCGGGAGCAGGAGGCGCGGTCCCGGCGGGCCGCCCGCGCCGAGCTGGCCGGGCGTTTCGCCCTGCGCCTGGTCGAGGTGCTCACCGGCGTCCGCCCGGCCGGGCAGCTCCAGCGGCACACCACCCTGGACGGCTACGGACGGCTCACCGCGCTGGTCCGCTCCGGCCCGCTGCGCCCGCGCGGCGCGGACGCCCGCCCCCGGCTGGGGCGGGTGCACGACAGCGCGCCGTCGGCGGACGTCGTGGAGGCCTGCGTACGGGTCGAGTTCGGCCGGCGCCACCACGTGGTGGCGTTCCGCCTGGAGCAGCACCGGCGGACCGGCCAGTGGCAGTGCGCCACGGTCGAGAGCCGCTGA
- a CDS encoding response regulator, producing MGDRFGLGPAGGPVQGVPAGVGEAPESEYAPRRGEPIRVLVVDDHALFRRGLEIVLAEEEDIKVIGEAGDGAEAVLKAADLLPDIILMDVRMPRRSGIEACTAIKDVVPSAKIIMLTISDEEADLYEAIKAGATGYLLKEISTDEVATAIRAVADGQSQISPSMASKLLTEFKSMIQRRSDDRDLVPAPRLTDRELEVLKLVATGMNNREIAKELFISENTVKNHVRNILEKLQLHSRMEAVVYAMREKILEIG from the coding sequence ATGGGGGATCGATTCGGGCTGGGGCCCGCCGGCGGGCCGGTTCAGGGGGTGCCCGCGGGGGTGGGAGAGGCTCCTGAGTCCGAGTACGCCCCACGCAGGGGGGAGCCGATCAGGGTGCTGGTGGTGGACGACCACGCGTTGTTCCGCCGGGGCCTGGAGATCGTGCTGGCCGAGGAGGAGGACATCAAGGTCATCGGCGAGGCGGGGGACGGCGCCGAGGCGGTCCTCAAGGCGGCCGACCTGCTGCCCGACATCATCCTGATGGACGTCCGGATGCCGCGGCGCAGCGGGATCGAGGCCTGCACCGCGATCAAGGACGTGGTGCCGAGCGCCAAGATCATCATGCTGACGATAAGCGACGAGGAAGCCGACCTCTACGAGGCGATCAAGGCCGGTGCGACGGGCTACCTGCTCAAGGAGATCTCCACCGACGAGGTCGCCACCGCGATCCGCGCCGTCGCCGACGGCCAGTCGCAGATCAGCCCCTCGATGGCGTCCAAACTGCTCACCGAGTTCAAGTCGATGATCCAGCGGCGGTCCGACGACCGTGATCTGGTGCCCGCCCCCCGGCTCACCGACCGGGAGCTGGAGGTGCTCAAACTGGTGGCCACCGGTATGAACAACCGGGAGATCGCCAAGGAGCTGTTCATCAGCGAGAACACCGTGAAGAACCACGTCCGCAACATCCTGGAGAAGCTGCAGCTGCACTCCCGGATGGAGGCCGTGGTCTACGCGATGCGGGAGAAGATCCTCGAAATAGGCTGA
- the secA gene encoding preprotein translocase subunit SecA has product MSVFDKILRAGEGKILRKLQRIAAQVNSIEEDFVNLTDAELRALTDEYKQRHADGESLDDLLPEAFATVREAAKRVLGQRHYDVQIMGGAALHLGYVAEMRTGEGKTLVGTLPTYLNALTGKGVHLITTNDYLAERDSEWMGRVHRFLGLEVGVVLGNMTPPERKRQYGMDITYGTNNEFGFDYLRDNMAWSKDELVQRGHNFAVVDEVDSILIDEARTPLIISGPADQATKWYADFAKLVQRLKIDRDYEVDEKKRTVGVLEDGVSRVEDYLGIDNLYESVNTPLVGFLNNAIKAKELYKADKDYVVMNGEVMIVDEHTGRILAGRRYNEGMHQAIEAKEGVEVQNENQTLATITLQNFFRLYEKLSGMTGTGTTEAAEFHQIYKLGVVPIPTNKDPRRIDQPDLIYKSEPAKFAAVVEDIAEKHEKGQPVLVGTVSVEKSEYLSQELRKRGIPHEVLNAKHHEREAQIVAQAGRKGAVTVATNMAGRGTDIMLGGNPDHLAAAELAQRGLAPTDTPDEYEAAFPEALEKAKASVKAEQEEVREAGGLYVLGTERHESRRIDNQLRGRSGRQGDPGESRFYLSLGDDLMRLFKAGMVERVLSMANVPEDVPIESKMVTRAIASAQTQVEQQNFEIRKNVLKYDEVLNRQREVIYGERRRVLEGEDLQEQIGHFMDDTVEAYVKAATGEGFEDDWDLDKLWNALKQLYPLTLELEELEEEAGGSAGLTSEFLLKAVQEDIQAQYGAREDQLGEEIMRELERRVVLSVLDRRWREHLYEMDYLQEGIGLRAMAQRDPLVEYQREGFDMFTAMMEGIKEESVGYLFNLEVQVEQQVEEVPITDGDGEISLEKESRPEIKAKGLEAPKPQRLHYTAPTVDGDDTVIEGDFEDTVADDEGDGLTRAERRKAAKSAKGRRRKA; this is encoded by the coding sequence GTGTCCGTCTTCGACAAGATCCTGCGCGCCGGCGAAGGCAAGATCCTTCGCAAGCTGCAGCGGATTGCTGCCCAGGTCAACTCCATCGAAGAGGACTTCGTCAACCTCACGGACGCCGAGCTGCGCGCGTTGACCGATGAGTACAAGCAGCGGCATGCCGACGGCGAGAGCCTGGACGACCTCCTGCCCGAGGCGTTCGCGACCGTCCGCGAGGCGGCGAAGCGTGTGCTCGGTCAGCGGCACTACGACGTCCAGATCATGGGTGGCGCGGCCCTGCACCTCGGCTACGTCGCCGAGATGCGCACCGGTGAGGGCAAGACCCTGGTCGGCACGCTCCCGACGTACCTGAACGCCCTGACGGGCAAGGGCGTCCACCTGATCACCACCAACGACTACCTCGCCGAGCGCGACTCGGAGTGGATGGGCCGGGTGCACCGCTTCCTCGGCCTCGAGGTCGGCGTGGTGCTGGGCAACATGACGCCTCCCGAGCGCAAGCGCCAGTACGGGATGGACATCACGTACGGCACCAACAACGAGTTCGGCTTCGACTACCTGCGCGACAACATGGCCTGGTCGAAGGACGAACTGGTCCAGCGCGGCCACAACTTCGCGGTCGTCGACGAGGTCGACTCGATCCTGATCGACGAGGCCCGTACGCCGCTGATCATCTCCGGCCCGGCCGACCAGGCGACCAAGTGGTACGCCGACTTCGCCAAGCTGGTGCAGCGCCTCAAGATCGACCGGGACTACGAGGTCGACGAGAAGAAGCGCACCGTGGGTGTCCTGGAGGACGGCGTCTCGCGGGTCGAGGACTACCTCGGCATCGACAACCTCTACGAGTCGGTGAACACCCCGCTGGTCGGGTTCCTGAACAACGCCATCAAGGCCAAGGAGCTCTACAAGGCGGACAAGGACTACGTCGTCATGAACGGCGAGGTCATGATCGTCGACGAGCACACCGGCCGCATCCTGGCCGGCCGCCGCTACAACGAGGGCATGCACCAGGCGATCGAGGCCAAGGAGGGGGTGGAGGTCCAGAACGAGAACCAGACCCTGGCCACCATCACCCTGCAGAACTTCTTCCGGCTGTACGAGAAGCTCTCCGGCATGACCGGTACCGGTACCACCGAGGCCGCCGAGTTCCACCAGATCTACAAGCTCGGCGTGGTGCCGATCCCGACCAACAAGGATCCCCGCCGGATCGACCAGCCCGATCTGATCTACAAGTCGGAGCCGGCCAAGTTCGCCGCCGTGGTCGAGGACATCGCCGAGAAGCACGAGAAGGGCCAGCCCGTCCTGGTCGGCACCGTCTCGGTCGAGAAGTCCGAGTACCTGTCCCAGGAGCTGCGCAAGCGCGGCATCCCGCACGAGGTGCTGAACGCCAAGCACCACGAGCGCGAGGCGCAGATCGTCGCGCAGGCCGGCCGCAAGGGCGCCGTCACCGTCGCCACCAACATGGCCGGCCGTGGCACCGACATCATGCTCGGCGGCAACCCCGACCACCTCGCGGCGGCCGAGCTGGCCCAGCGCGGGCTCGCCCCGACCGACACCCCGGACGAGTACGAGGCGGCCTTCCCGGAGGCGCTGGAGAAGGCCAAGGCCTCGGTCAAGGCCGAGCAGGAGGAGGTCCGCGAGGCCGGCGGCCTGTACGTGCTGGGCACCGAGCGGCACGAGTCGCGCCGTATCGACAACCAGCTGCGCGGCCGCTCCGGCCGTCAGGGCGACCCGGGCGAGTCCCGCTTCTACCTCTCGCTGGGCGACGACCTGATGCGCCTGTTCAAGGCCGGCATGGTCGAGCGCGTGCTCTCGATGGCGAACGTCCCGGAGGACGTGCCGATCGAGTCGAAGATGGTGACCCGGGCGATCGCCTCGGCCCAGACCCAGGTCGAGCAGCAGAACTTCGAGATCCGCAAGAACGTCCTGAAGTACGACGAGGTGCTGAACCGCCAGCGCGAGGTCATCTACGGCGAGCGCCGCCGTGTCCTGGAGGGCGAGGACCTCCAGGAGCAGATCGGCCACTTCATGGACGACACCGTCGAGGCGTACGTCAAGGCCGCGACGGGCGAGGGCTTCGAGGACGACTGGGACCTCGACAAGCTGTGGAACGCGCTCAAGCAGCTCTACCCGCTCACCCTGGAGCTGGAGGAGCTGGAGGAGGAGGCGGGCGGTTCGGCCGGCCTCACGTCCGAGTTCCTGCTGAAGGCCGTCCAGGAGGACATCCAGGCCCAGTACGGCGCCCGTGAGGACCAGCTCGGCGAGGAGATCATGCGCGAGCTGGAGCGCCGCGTGGTCCTCTCGGTGCTGGACCGCCGCTGGCGCGAGCACCTCTACGAGATGGACTACCTCCAGGAGGGCATCGGCCTGCGGGCGATGGCCCAGCGCGACCCGCTGGTCGAGTACCAGCGCGAGGGCTTCGACATGTTCACCGCCATGATGGAGGGCATCAAGGAGGAGTCCGTCGGCTACCTGTTCAACCTGGAGGTCCAGGTCGAGCAGCAGGTCGAGGAGGTCCCGATCACGGACGGCGACGGCGAGATCTCGCTGGAGAAGGAGAGCCGGCCGGAGATCAAGGCCAAGGGCCTGGAGGCGCCGAAGCCGCAGCGCCTGCACTACACCGCGCCGACGGTCGACGGCGACGACACCGTGATCGAGGGCGACTTCGAGGACACCGTGGCGGACGACGAGGGCGACGGCCTCACCAGGGCCGAGCGCCGCAAGGCCGCCAAGTCGGCCAAGGGCCGCCGCCGCAAGGCCTGA
- a CDS encoding ComF family protein, whose translation MPDLPSEPHPTPPSDRARPTGARALPPPAPDGEPPGGAPGALFGELLGLLLPTPCAGCRAGRVQLCRSCRAALAGARPGPTAFRGVHAAAPYADPVRRLLLAHKERGALRLAAPLGEALAGAVRSALGPLPPGTPVLLVPVPSTRESVRARGHDPTLRLARAAARALRRDGRPARVAAVLRHTRWVADQSGLSAAGRRRNLQGALVVPPGLTHRLAAAHPPGPAPDRNRARRRRPAPDGREGQRTGDQGTRGQRTGDQGTRGQDTGGQRTEGRRTPGHRGDHRSGGRRAGRQPAPCRVVLVDDLVTTGASLAEAARALARAGAPASAAATVAATALRRQPG comes from the coding sequence GTGCCCGACCTCCCCTCCGAGCCCCACCCCACCCCGCCGTCCGACCGGGCGCGACCCACCGGCGCGCGCGCCCTCCCGCCACCGGCCCCCGACGGGGAACCGCCCGGCGGCGCACCCGGCGCCCTGTTCGGGGAACTGCTCGGCCTGCTGCTGCCCACCCCCTGCGCCGGCTGCCGGGCCGGCCGCGTCCAGCTCTGCCGGTCCTGCCGGGCGGCCCTGGCGGGCGCACGGCCCGGCCCCACCGCCTTCAGGGGCGTGCACGCCGCCGCGCCCTACGCCGACCCCGTCCGCCGGCTGCTGCTCGCGCACAAGGAGCGCGGGGCGCTGCGGCTGGCGGCCCCGCTGGGCGAGGCACTGGCCGGAGCGGTCCGCTCCGCGCTAGGTCCGCTGCCGCCCGGTACGCCGGTGCTGCTGGTGCCGGTGCCCTCCACCCGGGAGTCGGTCCGGGCCCGCGGCCACGACCCGACCCTGCGCCTGGCCCGGGCCGCCGCGCGGGCGCTGCGCCGCGACGGGCGGCCCGCCCGCGTCGCCGCCGTGCTGCGGCACACCCGGTGGGTCGCCGACCAGTCCGGCCTCTCGGCGGCCGGGCGCCGCCGGAACCTGCAGGGCGCACTGGTTGTCCCACCCGGCCTGACCCACCGGCTGGCGGCCGCCCACCCACCCGGGCCCGCGCCGGACCGGAACAGGGCACGTCGGCGCAGACCGGCCCCGGACGGCAGGGAGGGCCAACGCACGGGGGATCAGGGCACACGAGGTCAGCGCACGGGGGATCAGGGCACCCGAGGTCAGGACACAGGAGGTCAGCGCACGGAAGGTCGGCGGACGCCGGGTCACCGAGGGGACCACCGGAGCGGGGGCCGCCGGGCGGGCCGTCAACCGGCGCCGTGCCGGGTGGTACTGGTGGACGATCTGGTCACCACCGGCGCCAGCCTGGCCGAGGCCGCCCGCGCCCTGGCCCGCGCGGGTGCACCGGCGAGCGCGGCCGCCACCGTGGCCGCCACCGCGCTGCGCCGTCAGCCCGGGTAG
- the hpf gene encoding ribosome hibernation-promoting factor, HPF/YfiA family codes for MDIVVKGRKTEVPKRFREHVAEKLEKVQKFDGKVISLDVEVSKEHNPRQADRSERVEITVRTRGPVIRAEANAADPYAALDLASAKLDAQLRKSADRRRVVKGGNGRTPLSVAEATASLAALPDTVADDGGSNGAVRKTKMGSLEVEGDGPLVVREKTHPAVPMALDQALYEMELVGHDFYLFVEKDSGLPSVVYRRHGYHYGVIHLKADGSAVEGAVGGAGGVLGGPDDED; via the coding sequence GTGGACATCGTCGTCAAGGGCCGCAAGACCGAGGTGCCCAAGAGGTTCCGCGAGCACGTGGCCGAGAAGCTGGAGAAGGTCCAGAAGTTCGACGGCAAGGTGATCAGCCTCGACGTCGAGGTGTCCAAGGAACACAACCCGCGCCAGGCCGACCGGTCCGAGCGGGTGGAGATCACTGTCCGTACCCGCGGCCCGGTGATCCGGGCCGAGGCCAACGCCGCGGATCCCTACGCGGCGCTCGACCTGGCCTCGGCGAAGCTCGACGCGCAGTTGCGCAAGTCCGCCGACCGGCGGCGCGTGGTCAAGGGCGGCAACGGCCGCACCCCGCTGAGCGTCGCCGAGGCGACCGCCTCGCTCGCGGCCCTGCCCGACACCGTGGCGGACGACGGCGGCAGCAACGGAGCGGTCCGCAAGACCAAGATGGGATCTCTGGAGGTGGAGGGCGACGGACCGCTCGTCGTCCGCGAGAAGACGCACCCCGCCGTACCCATGGCACTGGACCAGGCCCTCTACGAGATGGAGCTGGTCGGCCACGACTTCTACCTCTTCGTGGAGAAGGACAGCGGTCTGCCGAGCGTGGTCTACCGCCGGCACGGCTACCACTACGGTGTGATCCACCTGAAGGCCGACGGCAGTGCCGTCGAGGGAGCGGTCGGTGGCGCCGGTGGCGTGCTCGGCGGCCCGGACGACGAGGACTGA
- a CDS encoding patatin-like phospholipase family protein has translation MVTQASTSDGTQAPPAADGVRRGLVLGGGGMLGAAWTIGALCAVEEVTGRQPGHAEVLLGTSAGSILGAMLASGVRPQELRDHQRGLPITTGPLAGVDFDYDTAVGGALPPRPRPGIGSPGLLRTTVRHPREYPWLTMVSAVVPTGRGSVAPVGELVRGLAGPDHRLGGSVLRVVAVDYRTGHRVAFGDPGAPPAEVGEAVMASCAIPGWFAPVEVAGGPYVDGGCWSATNADLMLGRGLDEVYVLAPMALRLHPRGRAEPGRGTVAALREWRERDRPRGVLAQLVSRYRRSVTRQLLREARLLRAAGTRVQLLAPTLEDLAVMGPNMMDPARRGEVLECALRTSRAALAGVR, from the coding sequence ATGGTGACGCAGGCGTCGACGAGCGATGGCACGCAGGCTCCGCCGGCCGCGGACGGGGTACGGCGCGGCCTGGTCCTGGGCGGCGGCGGGATGCTCGGCGCGGCCTGGACGATCGGCGCGCTGTGCGCGGTCGAGGAGGTGACCGGCCGGCAGCCCGGCCACGCCGAAGTGCTGCTCGGGACGTCCGCCGGATCCATCCTCGGCGCGATGCTGGCGAGCGGCGTCCGCCCGCAGGAGCTGCGGGACCACCAGCGCGGCCTGCCGATCACCACCGGTCCGCTGGCCGGGGTGGACTTCGACTACGACACCGCGGTCGGCGGCGCGCTGCCGCCGCGCCCACGGCCCGGCATCGGCTCGCCGGGCCTGCTGCGCACCACCGTGCGGCACCCGCGCGAGTACCCGTGGCTGACCATGGTCTCCGCCGTGGTGCCGACCGGCCGGGGCTCGGTGGCACCGGTCGGAGAGCTGGTCCGCGGCCTGGCCGGCCCGGACCACCGGCTCGGCGGCTCGGTGCTGCGGGTGGTGGCGGTGGACTACCGCACCGGTCACCGGGTCGCCTTCGGGGATCCGGGCGCGCCGCCCGCCGAGGTCGGCGAGGCGGTGATGGCCTCCTGCGCCATCCCGGGCTGGTTCGCCCCGGTGGAGGTGGCGGGCGGCCCCTACGTGGACGGTGGCTGCTGGTCGGCGACCAACGCCGACCTGATGCTGGGCCGGGGCCTGGACGAGGTGTACGTGCTCGCCCCGATGGCGCTGCGGCTGCATCCGCGCGGGCGCGCCGAGCCCGGCCGGGGCACGGTGGCCGCCCTGCGCGAGTGGCGCGAGCGGGACCGCCCCCGGGGCGTGCTGGCGCAGCTGGTCAGCCGCTACCGCCGCTCGGTGACCCGCCAGCTGCTGCGCGAGGCCCGGCTGCTGCGGGCGGCCGGCACCCGGGTGCAGCTGCTCGCGCCGACGCTGGAGGACCTCGCCGTGATGGGGCCGAACATGATGGATCCGGCCCGCCGGGGCGAGGTGCTGGAGTGCGCGCTGCGCACCAGCCGGGCCGCACTGGCCGGAGTGCGCTGA